In Aliidongia dinghuensis, the following proteins share a genomic window:
- a CDS encoding redoxin domain-containing protein: MVELDVTRSAVKAGQIAPDFALPEVLGGTVVLQHLLERGPAIICFQRSPFDSAAFEALSALQPEVAQHGATIVVIVPPYRAEAAGPDLSSLPFPAGQDHDGKVARAYGLDLARPHPSGQSRTMPATYVVDRDGRIVLSLIDTTCRDCIEPRQLLAALAGLRRRREHSQPE; encoded by the coding sequence ATGGTCGAGCTCGACGTCACCCGATCGGCCGTGAAGGCCGGGCAGATCGCGCCTGATTTCGCCCTGCCGGAGGTGCTGGGCGGCACCGTCGTCCTGCAGCACCTGCTGGAGAGGGGCCCGGCGATCATCTGCTTCCAGCGCAGCCCCTTTGACAGCGCTGCGTTCGAGGCGCTCTCCGCCCTTCAGCCCGAGGTCGCGCAGCACGGCGCCACGATCGTCGTGATCGTGCCGCCATACCGGGCGGAGGCTGCCGGACCGGACCTCAGCAGCCTGCCGTTCCCGGCCGGCCAGGATCACGACGGCAAGGTCGCCCGGGCCTATGGCCTGGACCTCGCGCGCCCACACCCCTCGGGACAGAGCCGGACGATGCCGGCGACGTATGTCGTCGATCGCGACGGCCGAATCGTCCTGTCGCTCATCGACACGACCTGCCGGGACTGCATCGAGCCGCGCCAGCTGCTGGCGGCGCTCGCCGGCCTGCGCCGTCGTCGGGAACATTCCCAACCGGAATAA
- a CDS encoding IS1595 family transposase has product MAQHYLLSRKCRTLPLHRVFRMSEEAAYKWFLRARWPETDGVPYCPRCGVTDAWETRRRRFKCRAKDCRCEFSVTSGTIFAHHKLPFRQLLAAIALSAHAVKGKAALQVARELGVQYKTAWANLMKLREAIAAERASLMLEGTVEVDGMYVGGHIRPENRAEDRIDRRLRENQTGKRKCVIAIRQRNGRIVTAITKTEDAAVIMPLLQRYARHAHVVVADEHHAYNQVAAVFEEVERVNHSLAYRSEAGVSTNQVESFFSRVRRGEWGTFHHIASQYLDWYAFEMAWREDHRRTDMRTLVRGMLSKAMGHRTSRWLCGYWQGNHPPKDAFMVVVP; this is encoded by the coding sequence ATGGCGCAGCACTACCTGCTATCAAGGAAATGCCGGACCCTGCCGCTGCATCGGGTCTTCCGCATGTCCGAGGAAGCCGCCTACAAGTGGTTCCTCCGCGCTCGCTGGCCCGAGACCGACGGCGTCCCGTACTGCCCGCGGTGCGGCGTCACCGACGCCTGGGAGACGCGCCGCCGCCGCTTCAAGTGCCGCGCGAAGGACTGCCGTTGCGAGTTCAGCGTGACCAGCGGGACAATCTTCGCCCATCACAAGCTGCCGTTCCGCCAGTTGCTCGCCGCCATCGCGCTCTCGGCCCATGCCGTGAAAGGCAAGGCGGCGCTCCAGGTCGCACGCGAGCTGGGCGTCCAGTACAAGACCGCTTGGGCCAACCTGATGAAGCTCCGTGAAGCGATCGCCGCCGAGCGCGCCTCGCTGATGCTCGAAGGCACCGTCGAGGTCGACGGCATGTACGTCGGCGGCCACATCCGGCCGGAGAATCGCGCCGAAGACCGCATCGACCGGCGCCTTCGCGAGAACCAGACCGGCAAGCGCAAGTGCGTCATTGCCATCCGCCAGCGCAACGGCCGCATCGTCACGGCGATCACAAAGACGGAGGACGCGGCCGTCATCATGCCGCTGCTTCAACGCTACGCGAGACATGCGCACGTGGTCGTCGCCGACGAGCACCACGCCTACAATCAGGTGGCGGCGGTGTTCGAGGAGGTCGAGCGCGTCAACCACAGCCTCGCTTACCGGAGCGAGGCTGGCGTCTCGACGAATCAGGTCGAGAGCTTCTTCAGCCGTGTGCGGCGCGGCGAGTGGGGCACCTTCCATCACATCGCGAGCCAGTATCTGGACTGGTACGCGTTCGAGATGGCCTGGCGCGAGGACCATCGCCGAACCGACATGCGCACCCTCGTGCGGGGCATGCTGTCGAAGGCGATGGGACATCGGACGAGCCGCTGGTTATGCGGCTACTGGCAGGGTAACCATCCGCCGAAAGACGCCTTCATGGTCGTCGTGCCGTAG
- a CDS encoding type II toxin-antitoxin system VapC family toxin has product MNFLLDTNVVSEWTKPRPDSGVVAWLADADEDRVFISVVTLAELRHGIERMPSGARRDRLDAWLIGEMPARFEARVLPVDAGTADCWGRIMARGQAAGRPVGTMDAFIAATAEQHGLTLVTRNVSDFDALGIRLINPWSDA; this is encoded by the coding sequence GTGAATTTTCTGCTCGACACCAACGTCGTGTCGGAGTGGACGAAGCCGCGCCCCGATAGCGGCGTCGTGGCCTGGCTCGCCGACGCGGACGAGGATCGTGTGTTCATCAGCGTCGTGACGCTGGCGGAGCTGCGTCACGGGATCGAGCGGATGCCTTCGGGTGCCCGACGAGACCGGCTCGATGCCTGGCTCATCGGCGAGATGCCCGCGCGCTTCGAGGCTCGCGTGTTGCCGGTCGATGCGGGCACGGCCGATTGCTGGGGCCGCATCATGGCGCGGGGACAGGCCGCCGGCCGCCCCGTCGGCACGATGGATGCCTTCATCGCCGCGACGGCGGAGCAGCACGGCCTCACGCTCGTCACCCGCAATGTCTCCGACTTCGACGCCCTTGGCATTCGATTGATCAACCCTTGGAGCGATGCCTGA
- a CDS encoding ABC transporter permease codes for MRLLSPLLLVVIWEAAGQLVHDRMLPPASTVFGVLGREILTGPLPGDLAVTLGRVAAAFLLSMVLGSALGLAMGRWPRVDHFFESWLTVLLNVPALVLIVLLYIWFGLNEGAAVAAVALNKLPQTAVTIREGRRAVDRELDEMARSFGMTRWRTLRHVILPQLTPYFFAAARNGLSLIWKIVLVVELLGRGSGVGFRIQLYFQLFDVPRLLAYTLAFILVMQAFEWSVMLPLERRVNRWRR; via the coding sequence TTGCGGCTCCTGTCGCCGCTGCTGCTCGTTGTCATATGGGAGGCCGCCGGCCAGCTCGTCCACGACCGCATGCTGCCGCCGGCCAGCACGGTCTTCGGCGTGCTGGGCCGGGAGATCCTGACCGGCCCACTGCCCGGCGACCTCGCGGTGACGCTCGGCCGGGTCGCAGCCGCCTTCCTGCTGTCGATGGTGCTGGGCAGCGCGCTCGGCCTCGCGATGGGCCGCTGGCCACGGGTCGATCATTTCTTCGAAAGCTGGCTTACGGTCCTGCTCAACGTGCCGGCGCTCGTGCTGATCGTGCTGCTCTACATCTGGTTCGGCCTCAACGAAGGGGCGGCGGTCGCGGCGGTGGCGCTCAACAAGCTGCCGCAGACGGCGGTCACGATCCGCGAGGGCCGCCGCGCCGTCGACCGCGAGCTCGACGAGATGGCGCGGAGCTTCGGCATGACACGGTGGCGCACGCTGCGCCACGTCATCCTGCCGCAGCTCACGCCCTATTTCTTCGCCGCGGCGCGCAACGGCCTGTCGCTCATCTGGAAGATCGTGCTCGTGGTCGAGCTCTTGGGCCGCGGCAGCGGCGTCGGCTTCCGCATCCAGCTCTATTTCCAGCTGTTCGACGTGCCGCGCCTGCTGGCCTACACGCTCGCCTTCATCCTGGTCATGCAGGCGTTCGAGTGGAGCGTCATGCTGCCGCTCGAGCGGCGCGTCAACCGGTGGCGCCGATGA
- a CDS encoding alkene reductase, whose translation MSKLFSPVKIGPYEIAHRVVMAPLTRMRSEPGDIPGDLMVEYYSQRASQGGLIVSEATPVSVRGNGYAGAPGIYDDRQIAGWRRVTDAVHARGGRIFLQLWHVGRQSHPSLQPNGEAPVAPSALQAEGEAYAADGPVPFSMPRALERHEIPGIVEEFRKGAERALAAGFDGVELHGANGYLPDQFLEDGTNKRTDDYGGPIENRARFMLEVVDALVSVWGGNRVAVRLSPSGQYGSMHDSDPAATFGYLVKQLNRFGLAYLHIIEPRIKGIEEIQEGVAPLAAQHLRPIYRGTIIAAGGFDRQKAIEIVEAGTADLVAFGRHFIANPDLPERLRLNLPLNRYDRDTFYGGDGRGYVDYPFHDATAAAAD comes from the coding sequence ATGTCGAAGCTGTTCTCGCCGGTGAAAATCGGCCCCTACGAGATCGCGCACCGCGTCGTGATGGCGCCGCTCACGCGCATGCGCTCGGAACCGGGCGACATCCCGGGCGACCTGATGGTCGAGTACTACAGCCAGCGCGCAAGCCAGGGCGGGCTCATCGTCTCCGAGGCGACCCCGGTTTCGGTGCGCGGCAATGGCTATGCCGGCGCGCCCGGCATCTATGACGACCGGCAGATCGCCGGCTGGCGGCGCGTGACCGACGCGGTCCATGCCAGGGGCGGGCGCATCTTCCTGCAACTCTGGCACGTCGGCCGGCAGTCGCACCCGTCGCTGCAGCCGAACGGCGAGGCCCCGGTGGCGCCGTCGGCGCTCCAGGCGGAGGGCGAGGCCTATGCCGCGGACGGGCCGGTGCCGTTCTCGATGCCCCGCGCCCTCGAACGACACGAGATCCCGGGCATCGTCGAGGAATTCCGCAAGGGTGCGGAACGCGCGCTCGCGGCCGGTTTCGACGGCGTCGAGTTGCACGGCGCCAACGGCTACCTGCCCGACCAGTTCCTGGAGGACGGCACCAACAAGCGCACGGACGACTATGGCGGGCCGATCGAGAACCGGGCCCGGTTCATGCTCGAGGTGGTGGACGCTCTGGTCTCGGTCTGGGGCGGCAATCGCGTGGCCGTCCGCCTGTCGCCGAGCGGCCAGTACGGCTCGATGCACGACAGCGACCCGGCGGCGACCTTCGGCTATCTGGTGAAACAGCTGAACCGCTTCGGCCTCGCCTATCTCCACATCATCGAGCCGCGCATCAAGGGCATCGAGGAGATCCAGGAGGGTGTCGCCCCGCTCGCGGCCCAGCATCTGCGCCCGATCTATCGCGGCACGATCATCGCCGCCGGTGGCTTCGACCGCCAGAAGGCGATCGAGATCGTCGAGGCCGGAACCGCGGATCTGGTCGCCTTCGGTCGCCATTTCATCGCCAACCCGGACCTGCCGGAGCGGCTGCGGCTGAACCTGCCGCTCAACCGCTATGACCGGGACACGTTCTATGGCGGCGACGGGCGGGGCTATGTCGACTACCCGTTCCACGACGCGACGGCGGCCGCCGCGGACTGA
- a CDS encoding peroxiredoxin-like family protein, producing the protein MTLQAKLDAFKADFEAGKPPYSVPHSVIETMHRATRELIASGAAKRTLKVGDKAPAFTLKDPEGNEVSSLALLQNGPLVVSFYRGVWCPYCNMELQALQAALPEFQRRGASLVAISPQTAPNSRKSARQNSLGFPILSDTHNNVAGAFGLRFALPDYLVELYKSLKNDLPNFNGDDSWTLPMPGRFVIGQDGTILYAEVNPDYTRRPDPEELLPALDRIATVNA; encoded by the coding sequence ATGACGCTCCAGGCCAAGCTCGACGCTTTCAAGGCCGATTTCGAAGCGGGCAAGCCGCCCTACAGCGTGCCGCACTCGGTCATCGAGACGATGCACCGCGCGACCCGCGAGCTGATCGCATCCGGCGCCGCCAAACGCACGCTCAAGGTCGGCGACAAGGCGCCCGCCTTCACGCTCAAGGACCCGGAAGGCAACGAGGTCTCGTCGCTCGCCCTGCTGCAGAACGGCCCGCTGGTCGTGAGCTTCTACCGCGGCGTCTGGTGCCCGTACTGCAATATGGAGCTGCAGGCGCTCCAGGCGGCGCTGCCGGAATTCCAGCGCCGGGGTGCGAGCCTGGTCGCGATCTCGCCGCAGACCGCGCCCAACAGCCGCAAGTCGGCGCGCCAGAACAGCCTCGGCTTCCCGATCCTGTCCGACACGCACAACAACGTTGCCGGCGCCTTCGGCCTCCGCTTCGCGCTGCCCGACTATCTGGTCGAGCTCTATAAGAGTCTGAAGAACGACCTGCCGAACTTCAACGGCGACGACAGCTGGACCCTGCCGATGCCAGGCCGGTTCGTCATCGGCCAGGACGGAACGATCCTCTATGCCGAGGTCAACCCGGACTATACCCGCCGGCCGGACCCGGAGGAGCTACTGCCGGCGCTCGACCGGATCGCCACCGTCAACGCCTGA
- a CDS encoding LysR family transcriptional regulator, with product MDRMTAMETFVRVVESGSFSVAARHLRVGQPAVSKTVAQLEDRLGVKLLTRSTRGLTTTEAGQSYYERAKRAIEEADEADLAARGAGTSLSGRLRVCAAVTFASLHIIPRLPKFLAEHPDLELEVVLDDRNIDLIQDGIDVAFRMGTLADSALTARRIARGRRLVVGTPAYLVRVGMPQVPGDLVGHQSIIYLQQGDDAAWTFRQGSAETAVAMKSRLKVTAAEGVRAAVFADLGLAVASEWMFAPELASGRVLAVLTDWELPPVDLSAVFPAGRIATAKARAFVAFLEEALAGKADI from the coding sequence ATGGACCGTATGACCGCCATGGAGACGTTCGTCCGGGTCGTCGAAAGCGGCTCGTTCTCGGTCGCGGCCCGCCATCTGCGCGTCGGCCAGCCGGCGGTTTCCAAGACCGTGGCCCAGCTCGAGGACCGGCTCGGCGTCAAGCTGCTCACCCGTTCGACGCGCGGGCTCACGACGACCGAGGCCGGGCAGAGCTACTACGAGCGGGCGAAGCGCGCGATCGAGGAGGCCGACGAGGCCGACCTCGCCGCACGCGGTGCCGGCACGAGCCTATCCGGCCGCCTCCGGGTCTGCGCGGCGGTGACCTTCGCCAGCCTCCACATCATCCCGCGACTGCCGAAGTTCCTGGCCGAGCATCCGGACCTGGAACTCGAGGTCGTGCTCGACGACCGCAACATCGACCTCATCCAGGACGGCATCGACGTCGCGTTCCGCATGGGCACGCTTGCCGACTCCGCCCTGACGGCGCGCCGGATCGCCCGTGGCCGGCGCCTCGTCGTCGGCACACCCGCCTATCTTGTGCGGGTCGGCATGCCGCAGGTTCCGGGCGACCTCGTCGGCCATCAGTCGATCATCTACCTGCAGCAGGGCGACGACGCTGCCTGGACTTTCCGGCAGGGCAGCGCCGAGACCGCGGTCGCCATGAAGAGCCGGCTCAAGGTTACGGCCGCCGAAGGCGTGCGCGCCGCGGTGTTCGCCGACCTCGGCCTCGCCGTCGCCTCGGAGTGGATGTTCGCGCCGGAACTGGCGTCCGGACGGGTTCTGGCCGTGCTGACGGATTGGGAGCTGCCGCCGGTCGATCTCTCGGCGGTCTTCCCGGCCGGCCGCATCGCGACGGCCAAGGCCCGCGCGTTCGTCGCATTCCTGGAGGAAGCACTGGCCGGCAAGGCCGACATCTAG
- a CDS encoding NMCC_0638 family (lipo)protein has protein sequence MKARVSPVAGNRYSVRVLKQLALSIGFIVSASHGAFAADSGASLVTRLFVNACVPNMGKPEQVRAWVNEKHLPAITADMPLSIFVGPGSKGGAWFVPSDSGSFALSIRGTTEACAVWARTADPGEVESNFKKMMEGVARPGIEMSVVEDKTVPTASGQARSLIYKIKTPDSPVGFLFTMLTAERPGGAFQASLQLAKGQENSNN, from the coding sequence GTGAAGGCAAGAGTTTCACCCGTTGCTGGCAATCGATATTCCGTTCGTGTCCTGAAGCAACTCGCCTTGTCGATAGGGTTCATCGTTTCAGCTTCCCACGGCGCATTCGCTGCTGACTCTGGGGCATCGCTCGTCACCAGGCTATTCGTGAACGCCTGTGTGCCGAATATGGGCAAGCCGGAGCAAGTTCGTGCATGGGTGAACGAGAAACACCTTCCGGCCATTACAGCGGATATGCCGCTGTCCATATTCGTCGGGCCGGGCAGCAAGGGTGGTGCATGGTTTGTGCCCAGCGATAGTGGGAGCTTTGCTCTTTCAATTCGAGGAACTACCGAAGCTTGTGCAGTATGGGCGCGCACGGCGGACCCAGGAGAGGTCGAGAGCAACTTCAAGAAGATGATGGAAGGTGTCGCCCGGCCTGGAATCGAAATGTCCGTAGTGGAGGACAAAACGGTGCCTACGGCGTCAGGTCAGGCCCGCTCTCTGATTTACAAGATCAAGACTCCCGACTCGCCCGTCGGCTTCTTGTTCACCATGCTTACTGCTGAACGTCCTGGAGGTGCATTTCAGGCATCCCTTCAGCTCGCGAAAGGTCAAGAAAATTCAAACAATTAG
- a CDS encoding ABC transporter substrate-binding protein, producing MRLDRRAVLLALLSAPLAAHAAPTPAAGAAAASIRIGVLRFGTVSWELDVVRRHGFDTAAGVAVEPVEFAAAQATQVALQAGKVDMVALDWLWVSRQRSEGADWCFTPFSNAVGGLVVPAASPIQSVADLPGRKLGVAGSPLDKSWLILRAYAERTHGIDLDTAVDKSFGAPPLIAEELKAGRLDAMLTFWPFVAKAEAAGMRAMLTMDAAISALGISATVPVVGYVFSEKWATRNRAAVDGFLSAVAEARRRLATDDAEWRALAPLTGAADDAELERLKTWYRRGIPTHWGTQEQDAAERLFEVLAEIGGPTLVGAAKTIAPGTFWPGAAY from the coding sequence ATGAGGCTCGATCGCCGAGCAGTGCTGCTGGCCCTGCTGTCGGCCCCTTTAGCGGCCCATGCAGCCCCGACGCCCGCAGCCGGCGCTGCGGCGGCATCGATCCGCATCGGCGTCCTGCGCTTCGGGACCGTCTCGTGGGAGCTGGACGTGGTGCGCCGGCACGGCTTCGACACGGCGGCCGGCGTTGCCGTCGAGCCGGTCGAGTTCGCCGCCGCCCAGGCGACCCAGGTGGCGCTCCAGGCCGGCAAGGTCGACATGGTGGCGCTCGACTGGCTGTGGGTCAGCCGGCAGCGCAGCGAGGGCGCCGACTGGTGCTTCACGCCCTTCTCGAACGCAGTGGGCGGCCTCGTCGTGCCAGCCGCCTCGCCGATCCAGAGCGTCGCCGACCTGCCCGGCCGCAAGCTCGGCGTCGCCGGCAGCCCGCTCGACAAGAGCTGGCTCATCTTGCGTGCCTATGCTGAGCGCACGCACGGCATCGATCTCGACACCGCAGTCGACAAGAGCTTCGGCGCGCCGCCACTGATCGCAGAGGAGCTCAAGGCCGGACGCCTCGACGCGATGCTGACCTTCTGGCCGTTCGTCGCCAAGGCGGAGGCCGCGGGCATGCGCGCGATGCTCACCATGGACGCGGCGATAAGCGCGCTCGGCATCTCGGCCACGGTGCCGGTCGTGGGCTATGTCTTCTCAGAGAAATGGGCCACGCGGAATAGGGCTGCCGTCGACGGCTTCCTGAGTGCGGTCGCTGAGGCGCGGCGGCGCCTCGCGACGGATGATGCCGAATGGCGTGCGCTGGCACCCTTGACCGGCGCCGCCGACGATGCCGAGCTCGAACGCCTCAAGACCTGGTATCGCCGCGGCATCCCGACCCATTGGGGGACGCAAGAGCAGGACGCGGCGGAACGGCTGTTCGAGGTGCTGGCTGAGATCGGCGGACCGACGCTGGTCGGCGCGGCAAAGACGATCGCGCCCGGCACGTTCTGGCCGGGCGCGGCCTACTAG
- a CDS encoding ABC transporter ATP-binding protein produces MILSVEIAEKRFGGRSILGPLAFTLDAGEILAIVGPSGCGKTTLLRIVGGLDPNYRGTVRWHGSAAPRMGTVFQAPRLLPWRTVRQNLDLVRPPGGDAAARDRLLERLGLAAARDAFASELSLGMARRLALARALVVEPDLVLLDEPFVSLDEAAAATARQVLLDAWRARPAAMLLVTHDLGEAASLADRILLLSRDPARVIDTVSVPAPLRRAGGPPALDLANTIRRRLGGPPAPHFLAGG; encoded by the coding sequence ATGATCCTCTCGGTCGAGATCGCAGAGAAACGCTTCGGCGGCCGGTCGATCCTGGGACCGCTCGCCTTCACGCTCGACGCGGGCGAGATCCTGGCGATCGTCGGCCCGTCCGGCTGCGGCAAGACCACGCTGCTCCGCATCGTCGGTGGTCTCGACCCGAACTATCGCGGCACGGTGCGCTGGCACGGCAGTGCTGCACCCAGGATGGGCACCGTGTTCCAGGCCCCGCGCCTGCTGCCCTGGCGTACGGTCCGGCAAAATCTCGATTTGGTGCGGCCGCCGGGCGGCGACGCCGCCGCGCGCGACCGGCTGCTTGAACGACTGGGCCTCGCCGCGGCGCGCGATGCCTTTGCCTCCGAACTGTCGCTCGGCATGGCGCGCCGGCTGGCGCTCGCCCGTGCGCTCGTCGTCGAGCCGGACCTGGTGCTGCTCGACGAGCCCTTCGTCTCGCTGGACGAGGCGGCGGCAGCGACGGCGCGACAGGTGCTGCTCGACGCCTGGCGGGCGCGGCCGGCGGCAATGCTGCTCGTGACCCACGACCTGGGCGAGGCGGCATCGCTTGCCGACCGCATCCTGCTGCTATCGCGCGATCCGGCCCGCGTCATCGACACGGTGAGCGTACCGGCACCGTTGCGCCGCGCGGGCGGTCCGCCGGCGCTCGATCTCGCGAACACGATCCGGCGGCGGCTGGGCGGCCCGCCCGCCCCTCACTTCTTGGCCGGCGGCTGA
- the fghA gene encoding S-formylglutathione hydrolase — MTLSTRSEQRCFGGRMGFYTHRSEATGTDMAFAVYLPPQAARGPVPALYYLAGLTCTEETFAIKAGAQRVAAGHGLALVACDTSPRGANLPGEDDSWDFGTGAGFYLDATAEPWSRHYRMATYVNRELPALVEANFPVRPGRRGIFGHSMGGHGALVSALRQPALWQSVSAFAPITNPVAVPWGEKAFSYYLGPDRARWAEWDASLLMAKRPYPGPILVDQGLSDQFLEIQLRPERLEEAAALSGQELTLRRHEDYDHSYWFIQSFVADHVAHHARLLL, encoded by the coding sequence ATGACCCTCTCGACCCGCAGCGAGCAGCGCTGCTTCGGCGGCCGCATGGGTTTCTACACCCACCGGTCCGAGGCGACCGGCACGGACATGGCGTTCGCGGTCTATCTGCCACCCCAGGCGGCCCGCGGGCCGGTCCCGGCGCTCTATTATCTCGCCGGCCTCACCTGCACCGAGGAGACGTTCGCGATCAAGGCGGGCGCCCAGCGGGTGGCGGCCGGCCACGGCCTGGCGCTCGTCGCCTGCGACACGAGCCCGCGCGGCGCCAACCTGCCCGGCGAGGACGACAGCTGGGACTTCGGCACGGGCGCCGGCTTCTATCTCGATGCAACCGCCGAGCCGTGGTCTCGCCACTATCGGATGGCGACTTACGTGAACCGCGAGCTGCCGGCGCTCGTCGAGGCGAATTTCCCGGTCCGGCCGGGCCGCCGCGGCATCTTCGGCCATTCCATGGGCGGGCACGGCGCGCTCGTCTCGGCCTTGCGCCAGCCGGCGCTGTGGCAGTCGGTGTCGGCCTTCGCGCCGATCACCAATCCCGTCGCCGTGCCCTGGGGCGAGAAGGCGTTTTCGTATTATCTAGGCCCCGACCGCGCCCGCTGGGCGGAGTGGGACGCGAGCCTGCTCATGGCGAAGCGGCCCTATCCCGGCCCGATCCTGGTCGACCAGGGCCTGAGCGATCAGTTCCTCGAGATCCAGCTGCGTCCGGAGCGGCTCGAGGAAGCGGCGGCCCTCTCCGGCCAGGAACTGACGCTGCGCCGCCACGAGGACTACGACCACAGCTACTGGTTCATCCAGAGCTTTGTCGCCGACCACGTGGCGCATCACGCACGCCTGCTGCTCTGA
- a CDS encoding carboxymuconolactone decarboxylase family protein, which produces MTRFTKYTEETAPEAAKPALAATKAAFGFVPNLQANMAESPELLAGYSTLWDLFSKTTLTPHEQQVVYLTANFENECHYCMAGHTTLAKMQKMAPAAIEALRNGTAIPDAKLEALHRFATLVVRNRGWVSDADTDAFIAAGYTRQNVLEVVLGVATKVMSNYTNHIAHTELDGFMRGNEWTKPAA; this is translated from the coding sequence ATGACCCGCTTCACCAAGTACACGGAAGAGACCGCGCCCGAAGCCGCCAAGCCGGCGCTCGCCGCAACCAAAGCCGCCTTCGGCTTCGTGCCGAACCTGCAAGCGAATATGGCGGAATCGCCGGAGCTTCTGGCCGGTTACTCGACACTCTGGGATCTGTTCTCGAAGACGACGCTGACGCCGCATGAGCAGCAGGTCGTCTATCTGACCGCCAACTTCGAGAACGAGTGCCATTACTGCATGGCCGGCCACACGACGCTCGCCAAGATGCAGAAGATGGCCCCTGCCGCGATCGAGGCACTGCGCAACGGCACGGCGATCCCCGATGCCAAGCTCGAGGCGCTGCATCGCTTCGCGACGCTCGTCGTGCGCAACCGCGGCTGGGTTTCCGACGCGGACACGGATGCCTTCATCGCCGCCGGCTACACCCGGCAGAACGTGCTCGAGGTCGTCCTCGGCGTCGCGACCAAGGTGATGAGCAACTACACGAACCACATCGCCCATACCGAGCTCGACGGCTTCATGCGCGGCAACGAATGGACCAAGCCGGCCGCCTGA
- a CDS encoding type II toxin-antitoxin system Phd/YefM family antitoxin — MSIETWTLAEAKAKFSEVVDKARASGPQTITKNGRVAVVVVSAEEWERKTRRPGNLAEFFAESPLRSSTLEVSRTKDAPREIDL; from the coding sequence ATGTCCATTGAAACATGGACACTCGCTGAGGCGAAGGCGAAGTTCAGCGAGGTCGTCGACAAGGCGCGGGCGAGCGGTCCGCAGACCATCACGAAGAACGGTCGTGTTGCTGTCGTCGTGGTGTCTGCGGAGGAATGGGAACGGAAGACCCGCCGGCCCGGCAATCTGGCCGAGTTCTTCGCGGAATCCCCCTTGCGCAGTTCGACCCTTGAGGTCTCTCGGACGAAGGATGCCCCGCGCGAGATCGATCTGTGA
- a CDS encoding NHL repeat-containing protein encodes MPLLVTSAAGANGDGHGALLAFAPDGQSLGAFSTDRRIADPRGLGVDRVAGLLFLNSGSDRVLALDARGTVVRDSGPIDGLNAGGGNFGADGRYSVGLRSARAIMAFAPALDAPGTLVLPPGIVPFPRGFAFAPDGRLFLASGIGPDGTGDNAIRAFAPNGAPLPRWHVADPELSPLDLILAPTGNVVVSSERPFGAPDAVTTIREYAARDGRLVRVFSPGRTARFLKPRGLRFGPDGHLYCVARDEVVAFDFTTGRCLGAVVTLPRLNGQALAFFP; translated from the coding sequence ATGCCCCTGCTCGTCACCAGCGCAGCAGGCGCCAACGGCGACGGCCACGGCGCGCTCCTCGCTTTCGCGCCTGACGGCCAATCGCTCGGGGCCTTCAGCACCGACCGCCGCATTGCCGATCCGCGCGGCCTCGGCGTCGACCGCGTTGCCGGCCTCCTGTTCCTCAACAGCGGCAGCGACCGCGTGCTGGCGCTCGATGCGCGCGGCACGGTCGTACGCGACAGCGGCCCGATCGACGGGCTCAACGCCGGCGGCGGCAACTTCGGCGCGGACGGCCGCTATAGCGTCGGGCTGCGCAGCGCACGCGCAATCATGGCCTTCGCCCCTGCCCTCGACGCGCCGGGCACGCTCGTGCTACCGCCAGGCATCGTGCCGTTTCCGCGTGGCTTTGCCTTCGCCCCGGACGGCCGGCTGTTTCTCGCGTCCGGCATCGGCCCGGACGGCACGGGCGACAACGCGATCCGCGCATTCGCCCCGAACGGCGCGCCTCTGCCGCGCTGGCATGTCGCGGACCCGGAACTGAGCCCGCTCGATCTCATCCTGGCGCCTACCGGCAATGTCGTCGTCTCGAGCGAGCGCCCGTTCGGCGCGCCCGACGCCGTTACCACGATCCGGGAATATGCCGCGCGCGACGGCCGGCTCGTCCGCGTCTTCTCGCCCGGCCGAACGGCTCGATTCTTGAAGCCGCGCGGCCTGCGCTTCGGGCCCGACGGGCACCTCTACTGCGTCGCCCGCGACGAGGTCGTAGCCTTCGACTTCACGACCGGCCGGTGCCTCGGCGCCGTCGTGACACTGCCGCGCCTCAATGGCCAGGCGCTGGCATTCTTTCCCTGA